The following coding sequences lie in one Arachis ipaensis cultivar K30076 chromosome B05, Araip1.1, whole genome shotgun sequence genomic window:
- the LOC110271960 gene encoding protein trichome birefringence-like 2, protein MRKDKVVEVKEYWYHWIHADVKCQSSPQKDEERIEKTRGVNASSQGLNKNTRFANFTVGGENATLNSSEVQQFPLKSNGENVTLVTEIGNFPDNRVVKDVDFAANATVSSSGESNVTSVNNNNSNNNNNDNVTVVIDAGGSSSQDVKMEGRFSLNDQNCDIYDGMWIRDDSKPYYPLGSCPLIDRDFDCHLNGRPDSDYVKWKWQPHKCDISSLNATDFLERLQCQRLVFVGDSLNRNMWESMVCILRQSVKDKKRVFEISGRHEFKKKGVYAFRFEDYNCSVDFVSPPFIVRESMFQRHKWII, encoded by the exons ATGAGAAAAGACAAAGTTGTTGAGGTTAAAGAATATTGGTACCACTGGATTCATGCAGACGTGAAGTGTCAAAGTTCTCCGCAGAAGGATGAAGAACGAATTGAAAAAACTCGCGGAGTGAATGCTTCAAGTCAGGGTTTGAACAAGAACACACGGTTTGCGAATTTCACCGTCGGTGGTGAGAATGCAACGCTTAATAGTAGTGAAGTGCAACAGTTTCCGCTGAAATCCAACGGTGAGAACGTTACATTGGTCACTGAGATTGGGAACTTCCCTGATAATAGGGTTGTCAAAGATGTGGACTTTGCTGCGAATGCAACTGTTTCTTCTTCTGGTGAATCAAACGTGACTtctgttaataataataatagtaacaataataataacgatAATGTAACTGTGGTTATTGATGCTGGTGGTTCTTCTTCACAAGATGTGAAGATGGAGGGTCGTTTTAGTTTAAATGATCAGAATTGTGATATCTATGATGGTATGTGGATAAGGGATGATTCAAAGCCATATTACCCCTTAGGTTCATGTCCACTCATCGATAGGGATTTTGATTGCCACCTTAATGGAAGACCTGATAGTGATTATGTGAAATGGAAATGGCAGCCACATAAATGCGACATTTCAAG TTTGAATGCAACTGATTTTCTGGAGAGGCTGCAATGTCAGAGGCTAGTTTTTGTGGGAGATTCACTGAACAGGAACATGTGGGAGTCGATGGTGTGTATACTACGTCAAAGTGTCAAGGACAAGAAACGTGTTTTTGAAATTTCTGGAAGACATGAATTTAAGAAGAAAGGTGTTTATGCTTTTAGATTTGAG GATTATAATTGCTCAGTAGATTTTGTTAGTCCACCATTCATTGTTCGAGAGTCAATGTTTCAAAGGCATAAATGGATCATTTGA
- the LOC107640391 gene encoding proline-rich receptor-like protein kinase PERK2: MAIHDHSSNVTPSSFSDSSNFSSPPSPHASDSFRRSLKKKSDSNSSSDDPSPKPSPRPPRSPPPPKSPPRPSKSPPPPPSPRPPKHSPPPKTPPPPPSPVPSPPPPRVTPPPPPTSITPPDSHFTPPQVTPSHPPPPPPPPPPPLPPTTSSPPNHPTTPPQSPSPPSRSGGDSSSSKRHSPPASSTSNTRGYSDRIGQHVGFAVAAISIIALIAVILFFFFRKKKDRGDAGWPQGGNVHYYYKQPGGANGPQVGMYGSQKKQSTPVRGYYGGYVRSPSELQQMSGGIMAYSYEEIVEVTNGFSSENVIGEGGFGSVYKALMPDGRVGAVKMLKPGSGQGEREFRAEVDIISRIHHRHLVSLIGYCIAEQHRVLVYEFVPNGNLSQHLHGNNLPVLDWPNRMKIANGAARGIAYLHEGCNPRIIHRDIKSANILLDGAYEAQVADFGLAKLTDDANTHVSTRVMGTFGYMAPEYATSGKLTDRSDVFSFGVVLLELITGRKPVDPKRPIGEESLVEWARPHLLLAMGTRAFGDLEDPRLQGRYVHSEMLIMIEAAAACVRHSAPKRPRMVQVARALECGEQLDLSNGVKYGQSRIYDSSQYINDIMRFRRMMADGNFSGYDYDMYSTEHSSRELSPSLGMPTSSGGNSEPRSFNNHRSFSESEQP; this comes from the exons ATGGCTATCCACGACCATTCTTCCAACGTGACACCATCTTCGTTCTCTGATTCTTCAAACTTTTCTTCGCCGCCATCCCCTCATGCCTCCGACTCCTTCCGTAGATCACTCAAGAAAAAGTCCGATTCAAATTCATCGTCTGACGATCCATCACCAAAACCGAGTCCACGGCCTCCGCGTTCTCCGCCACCGCCGAAATCTCCACCACGGCCATCAAagtctccaccaccaccaccctctcCGCGTCCACCAAAACACTCGCCTCCTCCAAAAACACCCCCGCCGCCGCCATCGCCAGTTCCGTCACCTCCGCCACCACGGGTTACACCTCCTCCACCCCCAACTTCAATAACGCCACCTGATTCACACTTTACTCCACCTCAAGTTACTCcttctcatcctcctcctcctcctcctcctccaccaccaccgctGCCGCCGACAACTAGTTCCCCTCCAAACCACCCTACTACGCCGCCACAATCACCTTCTCCGCCTTCAAGATCAGGCGGTGATTCATCTTCTTCGAAGCGCCATTCTCCCCCAGCGTCGTCAACTTCGAATACACGAGGTTATAGTGATCGGATAGGCCAACATGTTGGTTTTGCAGTGGCTGCAATTTCCATCATTGCACTCATTGCTgtaattctcttctttttttttaggaAGAAGAAAGATCGAGGCGATGCCGGTTGGCCACAAG GTGGAAATGTACACTACTACTACAAACAACCAGGCGGGGCCAATGGTCCGCAAGTAGGGATGTACGGTTCACAAAAAAAACAGTCTACTCCGGTGAGAGGCTACTATGGAGGTTACGTGAGATCACCTTCAGAGCTACAACAAATGAGTGGGGGTATAATGGCTTATAGCTACGAAGAAATCGTGGAAGTAACGAACGGGTTTTCGAGTGAGAACGTAATAGGAGAAGGTGGGTTCGGGAGTGTGTACAAGGCTTTAATGCCCGATGGTAGAGTAGGAGCAGTGAAGATGCTGAAACCTGGTAGTGGCCAAGGAGAGAGAGAGTTTAGGGCTGAGGTTGACATTATTAGTAGGATTCATCATCGTCATTTGGTTTCTTTGATTGGTTATTGCATAGCTGAGCAACATAGAGTTCTTGTCTATGAGTTTGTTCCTAATGGGAATCTCAGTCAGCACTTGCATG GAAATAACTTACCTGTTTTGGATTGGCCGAATAGGATGAAGATAGCAAATGGCGCTGCAAGGGGCATAGCGTATCTGCATGAGGGCT GCAACCCAAGGATTATTCATAGGGATATTAAGTCCGCAAACATACTTTTGGATGGTGCTTACGAAGCACAG GTTGCAGACTTTGGACTTGCCAAACTAACTGATGACGCTAACACCCATGTATCAACCAGGGTGATGGGGACCTTCGG ATACATGGCTCCAGAGtatgcaacaagtggaaaatTAACGGATAGATCAGATGTTTTCTCATTTGGAGTTGTCCTGCTTGAGCTCATAACTGGAAGGAAGCCCGTTGATCCAAAGCGGCCCATCGGAGAAGAGAGTTTGGTTGAGTGG GCTCGtccacatcttcttcttgcaATGGGGACGCGTGCGTTTGGTGATCTAGAAGACCCAAGGCTTCAAGGACGCTATGTTCATTCTGAAATGTTAATCATGATTGAGGCTGCTGCCGCATGTGTTCGCCACTCTGCTCCTAAACGCCCCCGTATGGTTCAG GTGGCAAGAGCCTTAGAGTGTGGAGAACAACTAGATCTATCAAATGGGGTGAAATATGGTCAAAGCAGAATATATGATTCAAGCCAGTACATTAATGATATTatgagatttagaaggatgatggcTGATGGCAATTTTAGCGGTTACGACTATGATATGTATAGTACAGAACACAGTTCAAGAGAGTTGTCTCCTTCTTTAGGGATGCCAACTAGTTCAGGTGGTAATTCAGAACCTAGATCTTTCAACAACCATAGGAGCTTCTCTGAGTCTGAGCAACCATAA
- the LOC107643361 gene encoding uncharacterized protein LOC107643361: protein MSLQVQPLPQQQQSQQFQQPVQQVYPTTYTYESPPHHSNGSFGSVFVVLAIIIVISAVACCLGRLCGRKSHGHSLKHSKQQKQQKQNQNHHDFRPTKEVDIEFGFDKKIAASKPMNGHGYGHGGGGGGGRGPPKPLGPPHHGGGGGGADMNMKSFELKLGPPRKLRAGGP from the coding sequence ATGTCCTTACAAGTTCAACCACTGCCACAGCAACAACAATCACAGCAATTCCAACAACCTGTCCAACAAGTGTATCCAACCACTTACACATATGAGTCACCCCCTCACCATTCAAATGGCTCATTTGGCTCAGTGTTTGTTGTTCTAGCCATAATCATAGTCATTTCCGCCGTCGCATGCTGCCTCGGACGCCTTTGCGGCCGCAAGAGCCACGGCCACAGCCTGAAACATTCCAAGCAGCAAAAGCAGCagaagcagaatcagaaccacCATGACTTCCGGCCTACTAAGGAAGTGGACATTGAATTTGGCTTTGACAAGAAGATTGCAGCCTCCAAGCCTATGAATGGACATGGTTATGGtcatggaggaggaggaggaggaggaagaggaccaCCTAAGCCACTTGGTCCTCCTCatcatggtggtggtggtggtggtgctgatATGAATATGAAAAGTTTTGAATTAAAACTTGGCCCCCCTCGAAAACTAAGGGCAGGAGGACCATGA